TCATCGATACTCCCGTGGATTTCGAGAACATCAACAAGACCGGCGCGATCATGGGCTCCGGCGGCATGGTGGTTATGGACGAGGCCACCTGCATGCCGGCAATGGCCAAGTTCTTCCTGGAGTTCACCGAGGACGAGTCCTGCGGCAAGTGCGTGCCCTGCCGGATCGGGAACAGGACGCTCCTGACGATCCTGCAGCGCATTACGAGCGGGGAGGGCCGCGAGGGCGACATTGAGCTCCTGCTCGCTCTGTCCCAGCAGATCAAGGACACGTCGCTCTGCGGTCTGGGCCAGACCTCGCCCAATCCGGTGCTGACGACCATCAAGTATTTCCGCGATGAGTACGAGGCGCATATCAGGGACCATACCTGCCCGGCCCGGGTCTGCACACCGCTCGTAAAGTTCGTCGTGAACCAGGACAAATGCAAGAAGTGCGGACAGTGCTTCCGGGCCTGCCCGACGGGTGCGCTCAAGTGGGAGAAGGGCCAGGTCGCTTATATCGACCCGGAAAAATGCACGAAGTGCAAGTCCTGCATCAAGGCATGCCGGTTCTGGTCCATTGATTAGACGGGACCAGGGAAGGCTCATGCCCTTGCGGCTCAGGGGTGATGTTTTGCTAAGAATCAGTAAAGGTAAAAGGTGACAAACCTATGCAGAAAATAACGGTCACGGTTGATGGAAACAAGGTCGAGGTCCCGAACGGATCGACCATCCTTGAAGCGGCAACGGCTGCAGGATCGCGAGTACCGGTCCTGTGCCACGACAACAAACTCCATCCCTACGGGGCGTGCCGCATCTGTCTCGTGGAGGTGGAGGGCACGCCGCGCAAGTTCACGCCGTCGTGCACCACGCCGGCTACGGACAACATGGTTGTCAAGACCACATCGCCCGCCCTCATCGAAGCGCGGCGCATGGTCCTCGAGCTGCTCCTGATCAAGCATCCCCTTGATTGTCCGGTCTGCGACAAGGCCGGTGAATGCCAGCTCCAGGACCTCGTGCACGAGTACGGGCTGGGGCCGAGCAGGTTCGACCCCGAAAAGGGGTATCTCCCGCCGGACTTCGAGAGCGCAATCGTTGAACGCAACATCAGCCGCTGCATTCTCTGCGGCAAGTGCGTCCGTATCTGTGAAGAGCAGAATGCCGTGGGCGAATGGGCCTTCACGCGCCGCGGGACACGGGCGCGCATCAGCACGGACTTTGACCGTCCGCTCGACTGCGAATTCTGCGGCGAGTGCGTCGAGATCTGCCCCGTCGGCGCTCTGACGACGCGCCAGTTCAAGTACAAGGCCCGCTCCTGGAACCTCGAAGCGGCCTCCTCGGTATGCAACTACTGCGGCTGCGGCTGCGCGATCAGCTATGAGGCCAGGGACGGCAGGACCATGCGCGTCGGACCGGCGAAGAACAACTACCTCTGCGTCAAGGGCCGGTTCGGCTGGGACGCCACGCACAGCGAAGAGCGTCTCACGACGCCCAAGATGCGTATCGGGGACAAACTCGTGGACTGCACCTGGGAAGAGGCACTGTCGGTGGTGGCCACGAACCTGAAGGTGATCAAGAACAAGAGGGGCGCGGACAGCATCGGAGGCCTTGGATCGGTCCGGACCACCAACGAGGACAGCTATGTCTTCCAGAAGTTCATGCGGGGCACAATCGGTACCGGCAACATCGATATGCTGGCCCGGCTGAAGGTGCCGAAGGGCCTTGATTCGGCCTTCTTCTCAGGCGACTTGAGCAAGATGGGAGACCATGAGGCCATTCTGGTGCTCGACAAGAATGTGGGCGAGCTCAATCCACTGACCGGCATCGAGATCGTCCGCGCCGTCAATAAGCGGGGTCGCAAGGTGATCCTGGTGAACGACGAGTTCAACAAGTTCAACAGGATCGCAACGGTCGTGATCGAGCAGAAGACGGAAGGGGCGATCGACAGCCTGCTGAAGGCGGTCTCCTCCCCGGCGGACGGGGCGGCTCTGAAGCAGGCGGCGGAACTCCTGAACGCCGCCAAGTCCGTAGCCATCATCGTTCCCGCGAAGCTCTCCGATGTCGCCTTCAGGCAGATCAAGGAACTCGGCGCACGGCTCAAGAACGTCACCTACTATCCGATCGTCAGGCGGAGCAACTTCCAGGGGGCCCTCGACATGGGAGTTCTCCCCGATTTCAAGCCCGGCTACCGCAAGGCGGAGAAGCCGGGGATGAACGCCGTCGACATGCTCGCCGGCATCGCGTCAGGCAAGATCTCCGCACTGTACATCATGGGAGACGATCCGGTCGGCAGCGATCCGAAGCTCCGGGGGGTTCTGTCGAAGCTGGAATTTCTCGTCGTGCAGGACATCTTCATGAGCGAAACGGCAAGGATCGCCAGTGTCGTGCTTCCCGCGGCAAGCAGCGCCGAGAAGAGCGGCACCTTCACAAACCTCGAGCGCAGGCTCCAGCAGCTCAACCGGGCGGAGGAGCCGGTGGGAGAGTCACGGCCGGACTGGGAGATCATCGGGGAGGTCGCGAAGAAGATGGGCGAGTCCCTCGAGTATGCTTCGGCACGGGATATCCTGAAGGAGATCCGGGCCCAGGTTCCGTTCTATGCGGATCTGGCAATCGGCTCATGCTGGCCGGCCGAGAAATCGCCGCTGGCCGGGACGGACACGGATCTTTCCCTTTCGTCCGATTCGATCATGCAGCAGGACGTACTGACCGCGGAGCGGCTGCTGTTCTCGTCCGGCATGTCCATCACCCGCTCGAAGGAAATAGGGACGATACGGCACATCAAGATCGAAGTATAGGAGCAGACTATGCCCGATATGCATCTGATACTGAACCTCGTCTATACCATCGTCATCCCCGTCGCGGTAATGCTGGCCTTCATCCTGGCCAACGCCATGTACCTTCAATTGATGGAGCGCAAGGTCCTGGCGCACATGCAGGGCCGCCTGGGCCCGATGCGCACGGGCTGGCACGGGATTCTGCAGCCCGTGGCCGATGCCGTGAAGTTCATCATGAAAGAGGACATTATCCCGGCGAGGGCCGACGCGTGGATCTTCAGCATCGCTCCCATCATCATGCTCTGCACGGCGTTCGGCGCCTTCGTAGCCATTCCGTTCGGGCCGAGCACGGATTTCTTCGGTGTGCTGTCGCACAAGGTACCGCTCTGGGTGTCGAACCTGAATATCGGCGTCCTGTACGTCCTCGCGCTCTCGAGCGTCGGCACGTACGGCGTGATCATGGGGGGCTGGGCCTCGAACAATAAATATTCGCTCATGGGCGGCTTCCGGTCCGCCGCCCAGATGATCAGCTACGAGATCCCCATGTCCTTCGCCATCGTGGTTGTGGCGCTCATGGCGGGTTCGTTGAACCTGTCGGACATTGTGAACGCCCAGCAGCAGCGGTGGTTCGTCGCGGCGCTGCCCGTCGGCCCGGTCGTCTTCTTTCTTTATATGGTTTCGGCGATCGCCGAAACGAACCGCGTACCCTTCGATCTGCCCGAGGCGGAAAGCGAGCTGGTCGCCGGATATTTTACGGAATACAGCGGCATTCGCTTCGGCATGTTCTACATGGCGGAGTATATCAACATGATGGTCGTGTCGCTGCTGGCGAGCATCATGTTCCTCGGCGGCTGGCAGCCGGTCCAGATCTTCCCGCACTGGCTTGGCGATATCACGTCGATCCGGTGGTTCAACAGTGTGCTGCGGGTGATCCCGCCAACGCTCTGGCTCCTGGCCAAGCTGTATTTCTTCATATTTTTTTATATGTGGATCAGGGCCACGCTTCCCCGGTACCGGTACGACCATCTGATGGCGATTTCGTGGAAGTTTCTGCTGCCCCTTTCGCTCGGCACGCTGCTCGTAGCAGCGTTTATGAAACAGGCGGGATGGCTGTAGCATAGCTATGAGCCCGGAAGGGACGAACGTTCCCCCGTGCTCCTCACGCCTTACCCCTGACGGATTTAAGGAGTTTCGACGATGAGTAAAGTGAAGAAGATTCTCAGAACGATCTTCCTGATCGAGATTGCCGAAGGCATGTGGCTGACGCTCCATACCATGCTCACCCGTCAGAAAAACATGAAACAATATGCGATGACCCGCCAGTACCCGACGTTCAAGCGCAAGGCGATCCCCGGTTCCCGGGGGCTTCACGCCATGAGGCGGGACGATACGGGTGAGAAGGAGCGATGCATCGGCTGCGGATTGTGCGAGGCCGTCTGCCCGTCGCAGTGCATCAAGGTCGTGACCTCGGAGGGCCATGAGCACGAAAAACTCGTCAACTCCTATGAACTTGACCTGCTCCGGTGCGTGTTCTGCGGCTTCTGCATCGATGCGTGTCCGGTCTCCGCGATCCTGATGACTCCCGAATTCGAACTCGCCTGCTACCAGCGAAAGGACGCCTTCTATACGAAGGATCGCCTGGTCGAGGTGGGCGACCGGTACCTGGGGGGGAAGGCGGTTAAAAAACCATGATAAACAAGTTGATCTTCCTGTATTTCGCGGCGGTCATCGTCGTATCCGCGGTCCTCATGATCAGCCGGAGGAACCCCATTCACAGCGTGATGTTCATGCTGCTCCTGTTCTTCCATATTGCCGGGCTGTTCGTGCTTTTAAACGCGGAGTTCCTGGCCGCGGTGCAGCTCATCGTCTACGCGGGCGCCATCCTGATCCTCTATCTTTTTGTCGTGATGCTGCTGAATGTGGACCAGGAGCAACAGACGGTCCGGGCGAACAAGTTCTGGCCCTGGGTCGCCGCATTTGGCCTGCTGATCGCGGGCGAGATCGTTCTCCTGGTTTCGCGAGGCTCCTTCCCCCGGACGGCGGAACAGACCATGCGGACCGGCGTCGGGATCAAGGAACTGGGCCAGGTTCTGTACAGCAGGTACCTGATCCCGTTCGAGATCGCATCCGTCATCCTGCTCGTGGGGCTCGTCGGTGCGGTGATGCTGGCGAAAAAAACAGACAAAAGCTGAGAGACGACAGCGCAACAATCGCTGTCCGCGGTCCGTTGTTTTGATCCGGCTGTCTTCCGGGCGTCTGGCATCGGTATCTTATTTTTCACGGAGGAAACATGATCCCCCTGTCCTGGTATGTGATGCTGAGCGCGGCACTGTTCACCATCGGCGTGGTCGGAGTTCTCTCGCGCCGGAACGTATTCATCATCCTCATGTCCATCGAGCTGATGCTGAACGCCGCGAATATCAACCTGGTCGCCTTTTCGCACTATCTGCAGTCGCTCACGGGCCAGATCTTCGTGATCTTCGTGATCACGGTGGCCGCTGCCGAAGCCGCCGTCGCACTGGCGATCATCATCCTGCTCGCCAGGAACCGCGGCAGCGTGTATGCGGACGAGTTCAACATCCTGAAAGGCTGAGGGGGGAACCCCGGATCAGCGGCGGCCCCTGCCGGATAAGCACAGATTTCCGGGCACATTTTTTTCAACAAGGCGGGAATATTTCTCGCAGAGGCGGAGAGCCCGCAGAGAGAATCGCCGTAAAAGACATTTGAGATTCGGTTCTAACTCTGCGCCCTCCGCGTGCTCCACGAGAGACGCCTGTGAACGTACTCGTTAATCCGGACGAAACCGCAACGAGGTGATTATGCTCAAATACGCATTGATTCCGCTGCTGCCGTTCACCGGCTTCCTGATCGCAGGACTGTTCGGTAAATACCTGAAGGAGAGGGCCGCCTACTTCCCGATCGCGGGCGTGGTCGCGGCATTCCTCCTCTCCGTGAGTGCGTTCCTGGACGTGCTCGGCGGGACGATCATCAACGAGAACCTGTACTCCTGGATCTCCCTCGGGTCGCTCCAGGTGAACGTCGGGCTCCAGGTCGATCAGCTGACGGCGGTCATGCTCATGGTCGTGACCACGCTCAGCTCGCTCATCCATATCTACTCTGTCGGCTATATGCACGGCGACAAGGGCTATCCCCGGTTCTTCGCGTATCTCGCGCTCTTCACGTTCTTCATGCTCGTGCTGGTCATGGCCAACAACTTCCTGCTCATGTTCGTCGGCTGGGAAGGCGTGGGCCTCTGTTCCTATCTCCTGATCGGTTTCTGGTACGAGAAGAAGTCCGCCTCGGACGCGGGCGTGAAGGCCTTCGTCGTGAACCGCGTCGGTGATTTCGGCTTCGTGCTCGGCATGCTGCTCATTTTCGTCACTTTCGGGTCCCTGCAGTTCACGGAAGTGTTCAAGGCGGTCACGACTCCCGCGGCGAACGTAACCTACTCGCTCTTTGGCGGCGAGATCAGCGTGATCACGCTCATCGCGCTGCTCCTGTTCCTGGGTGCAACCGGCAAATCGGCCCAGCTGCCGCTCTATGTCTGGCTGCCGGACGCCATGGAAGGTCCGACCCCGGTCAGCGCCTTGATCCATGCTGCAACGATGGTGACGGCCGGCGTGTTCATGGTTGCCCGGTGCGCGCCGATCTTCTCGCTCTCGGAAGCCGCAATGAACACCGTCGCGATCGTCGGCGGCCTCACCGCAGTCTTTGCCGCGACCATCGGCCTGGTGCAGAACGACATCAAGCGCGTGATCGCCTATTCAACGATCAGCCAGCTCGGCTACATGTTCCTCGGTCTCGGCGTCGGCGCTTTCTCGGCCGGAATCTTCCATCTGACCACGCACGCTTTCTTCAAGGGCCTGTTGTTCCTTGCCTCGGGCAGCGTCATCCATGCGCTCTCGGGCGAGCAGGACATGCGTAAAATGGGAGCGCTCAAGTCCAAGATCAAGATAACCCACGCCGTATTCTTCATCGGTTCCCTGGCGCTGGCCGGCATCTTTCCCTTTGCCGGGTTCTTCAGCAAGGACGAGATCCTCTGGAGCGCCTATAACGCGTCTGAGCTCGGTCGGTTCCTCTGGATCCTCGGAGTGGCCGGCGCGTTCATGACCGCCTTCTACTCGTTCCGCCTGATCTATCTGACCTTCTGGGGCCGGTCCCGCATGGACCATGACGTGGAGCACCATGTGCATGAATCTCCCCGCGTGATGACCGTACCGCTCATGATCCTGGCCTTTTTCTCCATTACCATCGGCCTCGTCGGCATTCCCGGAGCCATCATCCCGCACGCGAACTGGTTCGCAGAGTTTCTGGCGCCAGTCTTTCCGCACGCGGAGCATGCTGAGGCCGGAAGCCATGGACTGGAACTGGGCCTCATGATCTTCTCCGTGCTCGTGGCGCTGTCAGGCATCAGGATGGCCTACTCGTTCTACGTCAGGAACACGGCCATCCCGGACCGGATCGCGGAAAAGTTCAAGGGCACCTACACCCTGCTGCTGAACAAGTACAAGGTGGATGAGGTCTACAATGCCATCTTTGTCGACGGCCTCGTACACAAGCTCGCGAAGTTCCTGCACAGCTTCGGCGACGTGAAGATCATCGACGGGTTCATCAACGGGCTCGCTGCTGCCATTGGCAGAACCAGCGAGCGCGGCAGGAAACTCCAGACGGGCTTTGTGCAGCAGTACGCCTTCACCATGGGCCTGGGGCTGGTCGTGCTCGTCGGGCTCTACTATGTATTGAAATAAACAGTTCACCGTTCACGGGAGACGGCTCAGGTGAAAACGCTGAGCTCCCAAGACTGAACCCGGACCCCAGAGGAGTAAATCCATGCTCGATATTGTTTCCACGCACCTCCTGACCTTGATGATCTTCCTGCCCGTAGCGGGAGCGTTCATCCTGCTGTTCATCAGGAACGCCGATGCCGCCCGCAGGATCGCCGTCGTCTTTGCCCTCGCGGAGCTGGTGCTCTGTATCCCGCTGCTGGCCAACTTCAACACGGGGTCGGCGACGATGCAGTTCGCGGAGAGCCAGGAGTGGATCGGCACCTGGAATATCTATTACAAGCTCGGCGTGGACGGCATCAGTGTCCTGTTCGTGGCGCTGACGGCCCTGCTCACGGTGATATCGATCATGGTTTCCTGGACCGCCATCCAGGACCGCGTCCGCGAGTTCATGGTCGCCATGCTGGTCCTCGAGGCAGCCATGATCGGGGTCTTCGCCGCGATGGACCTCTTCCTGTTTTATATCTTCTGGGAGGCCATGCTGATCCCAATGTATCTCCTGATCGGCGTCTGGGGCGGCCCGAACCGGCTGTACGCGGCGATCAAGTTCTTCCTCTATACCCTGGTCGGCAGCGTGCTCATGCTGATCGCGATCATCGCGGTCTATTTCGCCGCCGGCAATACCTTCGACGTGCTCGCCATCATGAACCACAAGTTCAGCTACACCTTCCAGATGGTGGCGTTCGCGGCCTTCTTCGCGGCCTTCGCGGTCAAGGTTCCCATGTTCCCGGTCCATACCTGGCTGCCTGACGCGCACGTGGAAGCGCCCACGGCCGGCAGCATCATCCTTGCCGGGGTCCTGATCAAGATGGGCGCCTACGGTTTCCTCAGGTTCTCGCTGCCGTTCTTCCCGGATGCGGCCATCTCCTGGACGCCGGCCATCATGGTCCTGTCCGTGATCGGCATCATCTACGGGGCGTACATGGCCTTTGCCCAGACGGACTTCAAAAAACTGATCGCCTACTCGAGCGTCAGCCACATGGGCTTCGTCACCCTCGGCATCTTCGCGTTGAACATCCAGGGGTTGGAAGGCGGGATCCTGCAGATGCTGAACCACGGCGTCTCGACCGGAGCGCTCTTCCTTGCCGTGGGAGTGATCTACGAGCGGACCCATACACGGTTGATCGCCGATTACGGCGGGATCGCCGCACGGGTGCCGGTCTATGCCACGTTCCTCCTGATCGTCACGCTGTCTTCCATCGGGCTGCCGGGGACGAACGGGTTCATCGGGGAATTCACCATCCTGCTGGGAGCGTTCCTGCATTACAAGCCCTATGCGGTGATCGCATCCCTGGGGATCATTCTGGGCGCGGGATACATGCTCTGGCTCTACCAGCGGGTCGCATTCGGCAAGATCACGAATCCGCACAACGAGCATCTCGCCGACATGAACAGGAGAGAGGTAGCGGCTGCCCTGCCGCTCGTGGTGCTGGTGTTCGCCATCGGACTGTACCCCAACATGGCCTTCAACGTCATGCACGCTTCGGTATCCAACCTGATCCAGCACGTGAATGCCAAGGTCCAGACGGCGCCTGCAGCAGCCCCGACGGTGAGCGAAGCCGTACCGTCGGCGCAATAAAAAGTGAACAGTAAAGAGGAAAGAGTGCAGAATGAACCAGGGAATGTATAAGTTCTCAACATTCATTCTTCATTTTGCAATTTAACGATTCTCAAGGAGTCATCATGCCCAGCACGTTCCAGGAATTTCTGCAATCCATCATACCCATCTACCCCGAGATCATCGTTCTCACGGTGGCACTCATGGTCCTGGTCCTCGACTTCTTCATCGATAAGGCCAGCAAGGAATTTCTCGGCTGGCTGAGCCTGGCAGGCATCGGGATCGCCGCCGCGGCAACCTATAAGCTCATGGTTGTGAATTCAGGCGTCCTGACGGCCAGCTTTTTCGGGGGCACGTTCCTGCTCGATCCGTTCTCCACCTTTTTCAAGTTCGTGTTCTATATGGCATGCGGCCTTGGCATCCTCGTTTCGATCAGCTATCTGAAGATCGAGGACATCCGCCGCGGTGAATACTATGCCCTGATGCTGTTCGCCACGACCGGGATGATGCTCATGGCATCGGCCGGCGACCTCATTACGCTCTACCTCGGCCTCGAACTCATGGCCCTCTCGATCTACATTCTCGCCGGATTCATGCGGGGCGACAACCGGTCCAATGAAGCTGCCATCAAGTATCTCGTCCTCGGCGCTTTCTCGTCGGGGATCATGTTGTACGGCATGTCATTGCTCTACGGGCTTGCGGGGACGACGAACCTCACCGGCATCCTTGCGTTCCTGCGCACGGCCGATCAGGCCAACCCGATCCTTTACCTGGCCATGATCATGCTGGTCGTGAGCTTCGGGTTCAAGGTAGCCGCCGTTCCGTTCCATATGTGGGTGCCCGACGTTTACGAGGGGGCGCCGACTTCGGTCACGGCCTTCATGTCCGCCGGCCCCAAGGTCGCGGGCTTTGCCGTTCTGCTCAGGGTCTTTCTCTATTCGCTCGCCCCGCTGCACGAGCATTCCACGGCAATCCTGTCGGGAATCGCCGTGCTCACCATGGCCGTCGGAAACATCATGGCCCTCACCCAGACCAACATCAAGCGCATGCTGGCCTATTCCTCCATCGCCCACGCCGGGTACGCGCTGGTCGGTCTTGCCGCCGGGGGGCCCGAGGGCGCGGCAAGCGTTATGCTCTACGTCTGTATTTACGCGGTCATGAACATGGGCGCCTTCGGCGTGGTGATCATGCTCCGGAAGGCGGGAGAGCGGGGAGAGGAGATCGCGGATTTTGCCGGCCTGGGCAAGACCAACCGTACTGCCGCATTCCTCATGCTCATTTTCATGTTCTCGCTCACGGGCATCCCGCCCCTGGCCGGCTTCATGGGCAAGTTCTACATCTTCAAATCAGCGGTCCAGGCCGGGCTTGTCTGGTTGGCAGTCGCCGGCGTCATCTTCTCGGCCATCAGCGCCTATTTCTATCTCAGGGTCATCATGGTCATGTACATGAGCGAGCCGAAGGGCGTCGTCCAACTGACCACCTCGCCTTCCCTGGCCCTCGCACTCGCGGTCTCGGCCACCGCGGTGATCTTCATCGGTGTGTACCCGGCTGGCTTGCTCAATTTTGCGCGCGCTTCGATCGCGGGTCTCCTGTGAGCGCGCTCTCCATGCACAGGGTTGTCAACAGGCGGTGAAGATGCCGGCCCGACTCTCGTCATAACTCGCGCCACCGGAAAAGGCCAGGCACGTCGTCTGGCTTCTTTCATTTATCCTCGAGCTCGGAATACCGGTAGCTTCCCTTGTCCCCGTATACCCCATGGTACAGGTTCGACACGTGCGAACGGATATGCCTTTTTGAGGGATGTTCACTCAACACTCCTTTCTGGCCGAGCACTACGGGCTGCCTGTTGATATCGGCACCGTGACCAGCCTTGCCTTCGGCTTGCGGCACGACTGCAGCCGCCTTTGTCTGTTACGCGCTCTTTGGCGGATTGATCATTCAGCCCATTGCCGGCATTCCGATCCAGTTGTTCAGATCAGCCTGCGCGGTGACGGCAGCAGTTGCGACTTTTTCCGTGCTCGATATCTATAAGTATGTGAAGAGCAAAAGTGATCTATGACCTTCGGACAGGAGGGCTGTGACGCATGGTTACGAAGACGGCGCGACCGGCTGAACTGAAACAGGTCGTCCAAGATGTTCTTGACACCACCGCGAGCGATATGCTCCTCAACCGGGTGTATGCCATCCTGGACGAGGAACACAAGGATGCCGCTTCGTTGAAACAAGCCTGCATCAAAATTGAGAGGATGGTGGGTCTGTTCGTTGGCGAAGACAAGGCACAGGCACTGGCGAAGCAGTTCAGGGAGGCCTTGAGGGACTGAGATAGGACGGAGGACGACCAGAGACGCTGTCTCTGTGGTGGGATAACA
This sequence is a window from Nitrospirota bacterium. Protein-coding genes within it:
- a CDS encoding molybdopterin-dependent oxidoreductase; the encoded protein is MQKITVTVDGNKVEVPNGSTILEAATAAGSRVPVLCHDNKLHPYGACRICLVEVEGTPRKFTPSCTTPATDNMVVKTTSPALIEARRMVLELLLIKHPLDCPVCDKAGECQLQDLVHEYGLGPSRFDPEKGYLPPDFESAIVERNISRCILCGKCVRICEEQNAVGEWAFTRRGTRARISTDFDRPLDCEFCGECVEICPVGALTTRQFKYKARSWNLEAASSVCNYCGCGCAISYEARDGRTMRVGPAKNNYLCVKGRFGWDATHSEERLTTPKMRIGDKLVDCTWEEALSVVATNLKVIKNKRGADSIGGLGSVRTTNEDSYVFQKFMRGTIGTGNIDMLARLKVPKGLDSAFFSGDLSKMGDHEAILVLDKNVGELNPLTGIEIVRAVNKRGRKVILVNDEFNKFNRIATVVIEQKTEGAIDSLLKAVSSPADGAALKQAAELLNAAKSVAIIVPAKLSDVAFRQIKELGARLKNVTYYPIVRRSNFQGALDMGVLPDFKPGYRKAEKPGMNAVDMLAGIASGKISALYIMGDDPVGSDPKLRGVLSKLEFLVVQDIFMSETARIASVVLPAASSAEKSGTFTNLERRLQQLNRAEEPVGESRPDWEIIGEVAKKMGESLEYASARDILKEIRAQVPFYADLAIGSCWPAEKSPLAGTDTDLSLSSDSIMQQDVLTAERLLFSSGMSITRSKEIGTIRHIKIEV
- the nuoH gene encoding NADH-quinone oxidoreductase subunit NuoH yields the protein MHLILNLVYTIVIPVAVMLAFILANAMYLQLMERKVLAHMQGRLGPMRTGWHGILQPVADAVKFIMKEDIIPARADAWIFSIAPIIMLCTAFGAFVAIPFGPSTDFFGVLSHKVPLWVSNLNIGVLYVLALSSVGTYGVIMGGWASNNKYSLMGGFRSAAQMISYEIPMSFAIVVVALMAGSLNLSDIVNAQQQRWFVAALPVGPVVFFLYMVSAIAETNRVPFDLPEAESELVAGYFTEYSGIRFGMFYMAEYINMMVVSLLASIMFLGGWQPVQIFPHWLGDITSIRWFNSVLRVIPPTLWLLAKLYFFIFFYMWIRATLPRYRYDHLMAISWKFLLPLSLGTLLVAAFMKQAGWL
- the nuoI gene encoding NADH-quinone oxidoreductase subunit NuoI, whose amino-acid sequence is MSKVKKILRTIFLIEIAEGMWLTLHTMLTRQKNMKQYAMTRQYPTFKRKAIPGSRGLHAMRRDDTGEKERCIGCGLCEAVCPSQCIKVVTSEGHEHEKLVNSYELDLLRCVFCGFCIDACPVSAILMTPEFELACYQRKDAFYTKDRLVEVGDRYLGGKAVKKP
- a CDS encoding NADH-quinone oxidoreductase subunit J codes for the protein MINKLIFLYFAAVIVVSAVLMISRRNPIHSVMFMLLLFFHIAGLFVLLNAEFLAAVQLIVYAGAILILYLFVVMLLNVDQEQQTVRANKFWPWVAAFGLLIAGEIVLLVSRGSFPRTAEQTMRTGVGIKELGQVLYSRYLIPFEIASVILLVGLVGAVMLAKKTDKS
- the nuoK gene encoding NADH-quinone oxidoreductase subunit NuoK; this translates as MIPLSWYVMLSAALFTIGVVGVLSRRNVFIILMSIELMLNAANINLVAFSHYLQSLTGQIFVIFVITVAAAEAAVALAIIILLARNRGSVYADEFNILKG
- the nuoL gene encoding NADH-quinone oxidoreductase subunit L — encoded protein: MLKYALIPLLPFTGFLIAGLFGKYLKERAAYFPIAGVVAAFLLSVSAFLDVLGGTIINENLYSWISLGSLQVNVGLQVDQLTAVMLMVVTTLSSLIHIYSVGYMHGDKGYPRFFAYLALFTFFMLVLVMANNFLLMFVGWEGVGLCSYLLIGFWYEKKSASDAGVKAFVVNRVGDFGFVLGMLLIFVTFGSLQFTEVFKAVTTPAANVTYSLFGGEISVITLIALLLFLGATGKSAQLPLYVWLPDAMEGPTPVSALIHAATMVTAGVFMVARCAPIFSLSEAAMNTVAIVGGLTAVFAATIGLVQNDIKRVIAYSTISQLGYMFLGLGVGAFSAGIFHLTTHAFFKGLLFLASGSVIHALSGEQDMRKMGALKSKIKITHAVFFIGSLALAGIFPFAGFFSKDEILWSAYNASELGRFLWILGVAGAFMTAFYSFRLIYLTFWGRSRMDHDVEHHVHESPRVMTVPLMILAFFSITIGLVGIPGAIIPHANWFAEFLAPVFPHAEHAEAGSHGLELGLMIFSVLVALSGIRMAYSFYVRNTAIPDRIAEKFKGTYTLLLNKYKVDEVYNAIFVDGLVHKLAKFLHSFGDVKIIDGFINGLAAAIGRTSERGRKLQTGFVQQYAFTMGLGLVVLVGLYYVLK
- a CDS encoding NADH-quinone oxidoreductase subunit M, yielding MLDIVSTHLLTLMIFLPVAGAFILLFIRNADAARRIAVVFALAELVLCIPLLANFNTGSATMQFAESQEWIGTWNIYYKLGVDGISVLFVALTALLTVISIMVSWTAIQDRVREFMVAMLVLEAAMIGVFAAMDLFLFYIFWEAMLIPMYLLIGVWGGPNRLYAAIKFFLYTLVGSVLMLIAIIAVYFAAGNTFDVLAIMNHKFSYTFQMVAFAAFFAAFAVKVPMFPVHTWLPDAHVEAPTAGSIILAGVLIKMGAYGFLRFSLPFFPDAAISWTPAIMVLSVIGIIYGAYMAFAQTDFKKLIAYSSVSHMGFVTLGIFALNIQGLEGGILQMLNHGVSTGALFLAVGVIYERTHTRLIADYGGIAARVPVYATFLLIVTLSSIGLPGTNGFIGEFTILLGAFLHYKPYAVIASLGIILGAGYMLWLYQRVAFGKITNPHNEHLADMNRREVAAALPLVVLVFAIGLYPNMAFNVMHASVSNLIQHVNAKVQTAPAAAPTVSEAVPSAQ
- a CDS encoding NADH-quinone oxidoreductase subunit N — protein: MPSTFQEFLQSIIPIYPEIIVLTVALMVLVLDFFIDKASKEFLGWLSLAGIGIAAAATYKLMVVNSGVLTASFFGGTFLLDPFSTFFKFVFYMACGLGILVSISYLKIEDIRRGEYYALMLFATTGMMLMASAGDLITLYLGLELMALSIYILAGFMRGDNRSNEAAIKYLVLGAFSSGIMLYGMSLLYGLAGTTNLTGILAFLRTADQANPILYLAMIMLVVSFGFKVAAVPFHMWVPDVYEGAPTSVTAFMSAGPKVAGFAVLLRVFLYSLAPLHEHSTAILSGIAVLTMAVGNIMALTQTNIKRMLAYSSIAHAGYALVGLAAGGPEGAASVMLYVCIYAVMNMGAFGVVIMLRKAGERGEEIADFAGLGKTNRTAAFLMLIFMFSLTGIPPLAGFMGKFYIFKSAVQAGLVWLAVAGVIFSAISAYFYLRVIMVMYMSEPKGVVQLTTSPSLALALAVSATAVIFIGVYPAGLLNFARASIAGLL